The following are from one region of the Hydrogenophaga sp. BPS33 genome:
- the sctC gene encoding type III secretion system outer membrane ring subunit SctC encodes MPSPCRRPFPFQTARILAGLRATVLATCLSSGAALSGPVPWPDAPFNHYAENVSLASVLAEFAAGFSLALSMQPGIEGTVNGRFSAKNPTEFISRLGGIYGFTWFTHAGTLYISKANETVTRGLPVPGGGVSNLRKALTDLGVLEPRFGWGELQDQGVVMVSGPPSYVSLMEATLKQLPPASGAQQVAVFRLRHASAEDRTIRYRDREVVQPGLATVLRNLVVDRGGSPATGFVWDERLNPSASTSSAPRTVTVNSDSGTPVTGGSGAPVASGSAQANAPAADSGRVISSNGRSNVRTRGPSVQSDPRLNALIVEDLPERIPLYAKIIEQLDVPTALIEIEAMIINVNSDKARELGINWAGRVGNNSALGFGALNATPQPGTLSLVHAASATINPGSVAVNAGGYLIGQIRLLESTGDASIQSRPSVLTSDNTGALLDLSETFYVRLQGERVASLTPVTAGTTLRVTPRVITEGQERFVQLTVDIEDGRIEDRQIDTLPTVGRSTVSTQAIVRENDSLVIAGHTSDSNTTSDQRVPFLSDIPGLGVLFTSRSRTTQRRERLFVIKPTIISAPGTWAPPPLVPQEPTRTPP; translated from the coding sequence ATGCCGTCCCCTTGCCGACGCCCATTCCCTTTTCAGACCGCGCGCATCCTCGCTGGCTTGCGGGCCACCGTGCTGGCCACCTGTCTGAGTTCCGGCGCGGCCCTATCGGGACCCGTTCCTTGGCCCGATGCGCCTTTCAACCACTATGCGGAGAACGTGTCCCTCGCATCGGTGTTGGCGGAGTTCGCGGCCGGGTTCAGCCTGGCCCTGTCCATGCAGCCTGGCATCGAAGGCACCGTCAACGGTCGATTCAGCGCCAAGAATCCCACCGAGTTCATCTCGCGCCTGGGCGGCATATACGGCTTCACCTGGTTCACCCATGCGGGGACCTTGTACATCTCCAAAGCCAACGAGACCGTCACACGCGGCCTGCCCGTTCCTGGCGGCGGCGTGAGCAACCTGCGCAAGGCCTTGACAGACCTCGGCGTTCTCGAGCCCCGATTCGGTTGGGGAGAACTCCAGGACCAGGGCGTGGTCATGGTCTCCGGACCACCCAGCTACGTGAGTCTGATGGAGGCGACCCTGAAGCAGCTGCCGCCGGCCAGTGGCGCTCAGCAAGTGGCCGTCTTTCGTCTGCGCCATGCATCGGCCGAAGACCGCACGATCCGCTACCGCGACCGCGAAGTCGTCCAGCCCGGCCTGGCGACCGTGCTTCGCAATCTGGTGGTCGACCGAGGAGGCTCGCCGGCCACGGGCTTCGTGTGGGACGAGCGCCTGAACCCTTCGGCTTCCACCTCCTCCGCCCCGCGCACGGTCACGGTCAACAGCGACAGCGGCACGCCCGTCACGGGTGGCAGTGGTGCGCCGGTGGCGTCCGGCAGCGCTCAGGCCAATGCGCCTGCCGCCGACAGCGGTCGCGTCATCTCCAGCAATGGCCGCTCAAACGTCCGCACGCGCGGCCCTTCCGTGCAATCCGATCCGCGGCTGAACGCCCTGATCGTGGAAGACCTCCCCGAACGCATTCCGCTGTATGCCAAGATCATCGAACAGCTGGACGTGCCCACGGCTCTGATCGAGATCGAGGCCATGATCATCAACGTCAATTCCGACAAGGCGCGCGAGCTGGGGATCAACTGGGCCGGCAGGGTGGGCAACAACTCAGCCCTCGGTTTTGGTGCCTTGAACGCCACGCCACAGCCGGGCACCCTGTCGCTGGTGCACGCCGCATCCGCTACGATCAACCCGGGGTCGGTGGCGGTCAACGCCGGCGGCTATCTGATTGGTCAGATCCGCTTGCTCGAAAGCACCGGAGACGCGAGCATACAGAGCCGCCCTTCGGTACTCACCAGCGACAACACCGGAGCGCTGCTGGATCTCTCGGAAACGTTCTACGTGCGCCTGCAGGGCGAACGGGTGGCCTCCCTCACACCCGTGACCGCAGGCACCACCTTGCGGGTCACGCCGCGCGTGATCACCGAGGGCCAGGAGCGCTTTGTGCAACTGACGGTCGACATCGAGGACGGCCGCATCGAAGACCGGCAGATAGACACACTGCCCACCGTGGGACGCAGCACCGTCAGCACCCAAGCCATCGTGCGGGAGAACGACTCGCTGGTGATCGCCGGCCACACCTCGGACAGCAACACGACCAGCGACCAGCGCGTGCCCTTCCTCAGTGACATCCCTGGACTGGGTGTGTTGTTCACCAGCCGCTCTCGCACCACGCAACGGCGCGAACGCTTGTTCGTCATCAAGCCCACCATCATCAGCGCGCCCGGCACGTGGGCGCCACCACCCCTCGTCCCTCAGGAGCCCACACGCACGCCGCCTTGA
- a CDS encoding CesT family type III secretion system chaperone, which translates to MKASQKSPAAHPAVAAYAARQGLGADAFKADGRLTLRFDDRYRVHMQAAPSGRIAITARLLSLGSLGSKKEDVLMHLSTLAAGLLRDHGSGLCIDTRDQTLQLQAQLAADTNLERLQAELEDFLNALEFWTRTCASTSTTTVARAL; encoded by the coding sequence ATGAAAGCATCACAAAAGTCTCCCGCAGCCCACCCGGCGGTGGCCGCATACGCCGCACGGCAGGGCCTGGGCGCCGATGCGTTCAAGGCCGATGGCCGTCTTACGCTGCGCTTCGACGACCGCTATCGCGTGCACATGCAAGCGGCACCCAGTGGACGCATCGCCATCACGGCCCGGTTGCTGAGTCTGGGTTCGCTGGGCAGCAAGAAGGAGGACGTGCTGATGCACCTGTCCACACTGGCTGCCGGTTTGTTGCGGGACCACGGGTCGGGCCTTTGCATCGACACCCGCGACCAGACCTTGCAGCTCCAGGCACAGTTGGCCGCGGACACCAACCTCGAACGGCTCCAAGCCGAACTGGAAGACTTTCTCAACGCACTGGAGTTCTGGACGCGCACCTGTGCCAGCACCTCCACGACGACCGTCGCCCGAGCCCTCTAG
- a CDS encoding EscU/YscU/HrcU family type III secretion system export apparatus switch protein encodes MGSSANGIKLGTIIPVSSRDIIKIASSKAYKQAEGDPHIKHQRKHLHQEMLQEGAVEKTRQASAVITNPTHLAIAILYDKDKTPLPVVLAKGEGALAARMVQAARESGVPVLQNIPLARAMMESAEVDQYIPSELVEAVAEVLRMVEAMKQEHNP; translated from the coding sequence ATGGGGTCCAGTGCGAATGGCATCAAATTGGGGACGATCATTCCTGTTTCGAGCCGCGACATCATCAAAATAGCGTCAAGCAAAGCGTACAAGCAAGCCGAAGGGGACCCCCACATCAAGCACCAGCGCAAGCACCTGCACCAGGAAATGCTGCAGGAGGGCGCGGTGGAGAAAACCCGGCAAGCATCGGCGGTGATCACCAACCCCACCCATCTGGCCATCGCCATCCTGTACGACAAGGACAAGACACCCCTGCCGGTGGTACTCGCCAAAGGCGAAGGCGCGCTGGCGGCCCGCATGGTGCAAGCGGCGCGGGAATCGGGTGTTCCGGTGTTGCAGAACATCCCCTTGGCGCGGGCCATGATGGAATCCGCCGAGGTCGATCAATACATTCCGAGCGAACTGGTCGAAGCGGTGGCCGAGGTGCTGCGGATGGTCGAAGCCATGAAACAGGAGCACAACCCATGA
- a CDS encoding hybrid sensor histidine kinase/response regulator has product MYALLDAILMMSRLETGMIVPNLMPFALDPILGQLHQAYSSVAAKKRLRFAVCPTSAIAYSDPALLQRILSNLISNALRYTETGGVVVTCRQRGDALRLEVWDTGPGIPREHREAIFREFYRIDRTDSQGGVGLGLAIVRSCSELLGYRARISSQPGRGSRFYLEVPRGTLPASTGTDALLTDVVSDEPVGKPFSGLRVVLVDDDLVILERTCRLLERWGCSVTAASSGPQAEALVARLPHPPDLVLTDLRLDAGEVGTDLIARLRLRLRPNLPAIVLTGDSSLDTAREVRRAGLTLLYKPVPPAKLRAVMSRLLAA; this is encoded by the coding sequence TTGTACGCTTTGCTTGACGCTATTTTGATGATGTCGCGGCTCGAAACAGGAATGATCGTCCCCAATTTGATGCCATTCGCACTGGACCCCATCCTGGGGCAGTTGCACCAGGCGTACAGCAGCGTGGCCGCAAAGAAGAGGCTGCGTTTCGCGGTGTGTCCAACGTCTGCCATTGCCTATAGCGACCCGGCTTTGCTGCAGCGCATTTTGTCCAATTTGATTTCGAATGCTCTGCGATATACCGAAACCGGCGGAGTGGTGGTCACCTGCCGCCAGCGAGGTGACGCTTTGCGCCTGGAGGTTTGGGACACGGGCCCTGGTATCCCGCGAGAGCACCGGGAAGCCATCTTCCGCGAGTTCTATCGGATTGATCGAACCGACTCGCAAGGAGGGGTTGGGTTGGGTCTGGCGATAGTTCGAAGTTGTTCGGAACTGTTGGGCTATCGCGCGCGCATTTCTTCCCAGCCTGGCCGGGGCTCCCGGTTCTATTTGGAAGTGCCGCGTGGCACGTTGCCAGCTTCCACGGGCACCGACGCATTGTTGACCGATGTGGTTTCCGATGAACCTGTGGGCAAGCCGTTTTCCGGTTTGCGGGTGGTGCTGGTGGACGATGATTTGGTCATTCTTGAACGCACGTGTCGGCTGTTAGAGCGATGGGGCTGCAGCGTAACGGCGGCTTCGTCGGGACCGCAAGCTGAGGCTCTGGTCGCCCGCCTTCCTCATCCACCCGATTTGGTGCTGACAGACTTGCGTTTGGATGCCGGTGAAGTAGGAACGGATCTCATTGCACGGCTGCGTCTGCGTTTGCGTCCCAATCTTCCCGCCATCGTGCTCACGGGTGACAGCTCGCTCGACACCGCGCGGGAGGTTCGACGCGCGGGGCTCACGCTGTTGTACAAGCCCGTTCCGCCCGCGAAGCTTCGGGCGGTGATGAGCCGGTTGTTGGCGGCCTGA
- the rpoD gene encoding RNA polymerase sigma factor RpoD produces the protein MPAKKSSTPVVSSTRTAPKASARVATSALPSKKATAVTEKTPAKKTVAKAKPDLTEEEALNQKKKAAPPAKPAAKRGRKPKADSKAKGQSDADLDDADLSDIEDDLAGETEAEATDATPQTVEKVKPLRMKISKAKERALMKEFGLDETVLSEEEARNRRERLKTLIKLGKTRGYLTHGEINDHLPDKLVEAETLEVVVSLLNDMGVAVYEQTPDAETLLLNNTGPTAATEEEAEEEAEAALSTVDSEFGRTTDPVRMYMREMGTVELLTREGEIEIAKRIEGGLNDMMAAISESPATIAEILLMADDIREGKVVISTVVDGFADADAADDYVAEEDFDDYDEADDDDGKGGSKALTRKLEELKRESLTRFDTMRDLFEKLHKIYDKEGYGTPAYLKTQVAITETLMSIRFTAKAIEKLCGTLRGQVDDVRKKERELRRIIVDKCGMPQETFIKEFPPNLLNLKWVEKQATAGKPWSVVLERNIPPVQELQQGLINIQSSVVVPLTHLKDIHKRMNQGEATSRDAKKEMIEANLRLVISIAKKYTNRGLQFLDLIQEGNIGLMKAVDKFEYRRGYKFSTYATWWIRQAITRSIADQARTIRIPVHMIETINKMNRISRQHLQEFGFEPDASILAEKMEMPEDKIRKIMKIAKEPISMETPIGDDDDSHLGDFIEDQANTAPIEAAMQAGLREVVKEILDSLTPREAKVLRMRFGIEMSTDHTLEEVGKQFDVTRERIRQIESKAVRKLKHPSRSDKLRSFIDTL, from the coding sequence ATGCCCGCGAAGAAATCCAGTACGCCCGTCGTGTCCAGCACCCGAACCGCCCCGAAGGCCAGCGCGCGCGTTGCAACCTCGGCCTTGCCCTCAAAGAAAGCCACTGCTGTGACCGAAAAGACCCCCGCCAAAAAAACCGTCGCAAAAGCCAAGCCCGATTTGACCGAAGAAGAAGCGCTCAACCAGAAAAAGAAGGCTGCGCCCCCTGCGAAGCCCGCTGCCAAGCGGGGCCGCAAGCCCAAGGCCGACAGCAAGGCCAAAGGCCAGAGCGATGCCGATCTTGACGATGCAGACCTGAGCGATATCGAAGACGACCTGGCGGGCGAGACCGAAGCCGAGGCCACCGATGCCACCCCGCAGACGGTCGAAAAGGTCAAGCCTCTGCGAATGAAGATCAGCAAGGCCAAAGAGCGCGCGCTGATGAAGGAATTCGGCCTGGACGAAACCGTCTTGTCCGAAGAAGAAGCGCGTAACCGCCGCGAACGCCTCAAAACCCTGATCAAGCTGGGCAAAACGCGCGGCTACCTCACACATGGCGAAATCAACGACCACTTGCCCGACAAGCTGGTCGAGGCCGAAACGCTGGAGGTTGTGGTCTCGTTGCTCAACGACATGGGCGTGGCTGTCTATGAACAAACGCCCGACGCCGAAACTCTGCTGCTGAACAACACCGGTCCGACGGCCGCCACCGAAGAAGAAGCAGAAGAAGAAGCCGAGGCCGCCCTGTCCACCGTGGACAGTGAATTCGGCCGCACGACCGACCCTGTGCGCATGTACATGCGCGAGATGGGCACGGTGGAGCTGCTCACGCGCGAGGGCGAGATCGAAATCGCCAAACGCATCGAAGGCGGCTTGAACGACATGATGGCTGCCATCAGCGAGAGCCCGGCGACAATCGCCGAAATTCTGCTGATGGCCGACGACATCCGCGAAGGCAAGGTTGTTATCTCCACCGTGGTCGACGGTTTTGCCGATGCCGACGCGGCCGACGACTATGTTGCCGAAGAAGACTTCGACGACTATGACGAAGCCGACGACGACGATGGCAAGGGCGGCTCCAAGGCGCTGACCCGCAAGCTCGAAGAACTCAAGCGCGAATCCCTGACCCGCTTCGACACGATGCGCGACCTGTTCGAAAAGCTGCACAAGATTTACGACAAGGAAGGCTACGGCACTCCTGCCTACCTCAAGACGCAGGTCGCGATCACCGAAACGCTGATGTCGATCCGCTTCACCGCCAAGGCAATTGAAAAACTGTGCGGTACCTTGCGCGGCCAAGTCGACGATGTGCGCAAGAAGGAGCGCGAACTGCGTCGCATCATCGTGGACAAGTGCGGTATGCCTCAGGAAACCTTCATCAAGGAATTCCCGCCCAATCTGCTCAACCTGAAGTGGGTGGAAAAGCAGGCCACAGCGGGCAAGCCCTGGAGCGTTGTGCTTGAGCGCAACATTCCCCCGGTGCAGGAACTGCAACAAGGTCTGATCAATATTCAAAGCAGCGTGGTCGTGCCGCTCACGCACCTCAAGGACATCCACAAACGGATGAACCAAGGCGAAGCGACCTCGCGCGATGCCAAAAAGGAAATGATCGAGGCCAACCTGCGCCTCGTGATTTCGATCGCCAAGAAGTACACCAACCGCGGCCTACAGTTCCTGGATCTGATTCAGGAAGGCAACATCGGCCTCATGAAGGCGGTGGACAAGTTCGAATACCGTCGTGGCTACAAATTCTCCACCTATGCCACGTGGTGGATTCGCCAGGCCATTACCCGCTCGATCGCCGATCAGGCCCGCACGATCCGCATTCCAGTGCACATGATCGAGACCATCAACAAGATGAACCGCATCAGCCGCCAGCACTTGCAGGAGTTCGGCTTCGAGCCTGATGCATCCATCCTGGCCGAGAAAATGGAGATGCCAGAGGACAAGATTCGCAAGATCATGAAGATTGCGAAGGAGCCGATCTCGATGGAAACCCCCATCGGGGACGACGACGACTCCCATCTGGGCGACTTCATCGAAGATCAGGCCAACACGGCCCCCATCGAAGCGGCCATGCAAGCCGGTCTGCGCGAAGTGGTCAAGGAAATCCTCGACAGCCTCACACCGCGCGAGGCCAAGGTGTTGCGCATGCGCTTTGGTATTGAAATGTCCACGGACCACACGCTGGAAGAAGTGGGCAAGCAATTCGATGTAACGCGCGAGCGCATCCGTCAGATCGAAAGCAAGGCCGTTCGCAAACTCAAGCATCCGAGCCGGTCAGACAAGCTGCGCAGCTTCATCGACACGCTGTAG
- the dnaG gene encoding DNA primase, giving the protein MAIPQTFIQELLNRVDVVDVVGRYVQLKKGGANLMGLCPFHGEKSPSFSVSPSKQFYHCFGCGANGNAIGFLMEHAGMSFIEAVKDLAQQAGMQIPEDEASPQDRERAAQQRQKQATLTDVLEKSAQAYAKQLKSTPRAVAYLKGRGLSGQAAKTFGLGYAPEGWRALASVFPDYQTPLLVESGMVIEHEDEKGADGQAKRYDRFRDRIMFPIRNVKGECIGFGGRVLDKGEPKYLNSPETPVFSKGRELYGLFEGRTAIRVAGYALVTEGYMDVVALAQLGFANAVATLGTACTPDHVQKLFRFTDSVVFSFDGDSAGRRAARKALDAALPLATDTRSVKFLFLPAEHDPDSFIRANGEAAFAACVKEAMPLSRFLIESSSADCDLSTAEGRARMASQARPLWSALPDGALKRQLIGELSAGIGIGSQDLLQLWQQTGTGSRSGRAPAPAAPQASQAYGHQDASPPTDAYAPQGSSYRSNNSYGGGGGSGKSFGGKWRKGPPPPPRMLGTRHVGGSRADRAVSLLLTNASAWDTLSADDHALLAHLEAPHGPVFHWLEVQLHEHGHQPWAALREALRGHEHESFVCSQVEQVLMGTEPDNELAELADVMNRLRRDGLEAQARRLAERVSRGDTSAMDEYKSVRDRLQALITGQTA; this is encoded by the coding sequence ATGGCGATCCCCCAGACTTTCATTCAGGAACTGCTCAACCGCGTCGACGTCGTCGACGTGGTGGGCCGCTACGTGCAACTCAAGAAGGGTGGCGCCAACCTGATGGGCCTTTGTCCCTTCCACGGAGAAAAATCACCCTCTTTCAGCGTCAGCCCGAGCAAGCAGTTCTATCACTGCTTCGGCTGCGGAGCCAACGGAAACGCCATTGGGTTCCTGATGGAACACGCCGGCATGAGCTTCATCGAGGCAGTCAAAGATCTCGCGCAGCAGGCCGGCATGCAGATTCCGGAAGACGAGGCCTCGCCGCAGGACCGTGAGCGCGCCGCTCAACAGCGCCAGAAGCAGGCCACGCTGACCGACGTGCTGGAGAAGTCGGCGCAGGCGTATGCCAAGCAGCTCAAAAGCACACCGCGCGCGGTCGCCTACCTCAAGGGACGTGGTCTCTCCGGCCAGGCCGCAAAAACCTTCGGCCTGGGCTACGCACCCGAAGGTTGGCGCGCCTTGGCCAGCGTCTTCCCCGACTACCAGACACCGCTGCTGGTCGAATCCGGCATGGTGATCGAGCACGAGGACGAAAAAGGAGCGGACGGCCAAGCCAAACGCTACGACCGCTTCCGCGACCGCATCATGTTCCCGATCCGCAACGTCAAAGGTGAGTGCATTGGCTTCGGGGGACGCGTGCTCGACAAGGGTGAGCCCAAATACCTCAACTCGCCCGAGACGCCGGTCTTCAGCAAGGGCCGTGAACTCTATGGGCTGTTCGAAGGCCGCACCGCCATCCGCGTCGCCGGCTACGCCCTGGTCACAGAAGGCTATATGGATGTGGTCGCCCTGGCCCAACTCGGCTTTGCCAACGCCGTCGCCACACTGGGCACCGCGTGCACACCCGACCACGTGCAGAAGCTCTTTCGTTTCACCGACTCGGTGGTGTTCAGCTTCGATGGCGACAGCGCGGGCCGACGCGCGGCACGCAAGGCGCTTGACGCCGCGCTGCCCTTGGCCACCGACACCCGCAGCGTCAAATTCCTGTTCCTGCCGGCCGAACACGACCCGGACAGCTTTATCCGAGCCAACGGCGAGGCCGCCTTTGCCGCGTGCGTCAAGGAAGCCATGCCACTGTCGCGCTTTCTGATCGAGTCCTCCAGCGCCGACTGCGACCTGTCCACCGCCGAGGGTCGAGCGCGCATGGCCAGCCAGGCCCGCCCCCTCTGGAGCGCCCTGCCCGATGGCGCACTCAAGCGCCAGCTCATTGGCGAACTCTCTGCCGGTATTGGCATTGGCAGCCAGGATCTGCTGCAACTCTGGCAGCAAACCGGCACCGGCTCGCGAAGCGGCCGCGCGCCAGCGCCCGCTGCCCCCCAGGCATCGCAGGCGTACGGCCACCAGGACGCCAGCCCCCCCACCGACGCCTATGCACCGCAAGGCAGTTCCTACCGAAGCAACAACAGCTATGGCGGCGGTGGCGGTAGTGGCAAGAGTTTCGGCGGCAAGTGGCGCAAAGGCCCACCGCCGCCGCCACGCATGCTCGGCACTCGCCACGTCGGTGGCAGCCGCGCCGACCGGGCTGTGAGCCTGTTGCTGACCAACGCATCGGCCTGGGACACGCTATCCGCCGACGACCACGCGCTGCTCGCCCACTTGGAGGCACCCCATGGTCCAGTATTCCACTGGCTGGAAGTCCAACTGCACGAACACGGTCACCAGCCCTGGGCCGCCCTGCGCGAGGCGCTGCGTGGCCACGAGCACGAATCCTTCGTCTGCAGTCAGGTCGAGCAGGTCCTCATGGGCACCGAGCCAGACAACGAGCTGGCCGAGCTGGCCGACGTGATGAACCGCTTGCGGCGCGACGGCCTCGAAGCGCAAGCCCGCCGGCTCGCTGAGCGCGTGAGTCGCGGCGACACCTCTGCAATGGACGAATACAAAAGCGTGCGCGACCGCCTGCAGGCCTTGATCACAGGCCAAACGGCATGA
- a CDS encoding gamma-glutamyltransferase family protein, which translates to MTRFACLIASLTLLSACGTPSAPSSVQQPEGASGLTIKPGWTFQRQAVAAANPLATQAGARILRAGGSAVDAAIAVQMVLTLVEPQSSGIGGGAFLLHYDGRKIQAFDGRETAPATATERLFLDDQGKPLPFMTAVASGRSVGVPGAVMMLAQAHRQHGKLPWSRLFDPAIQLAEQGFAVSPRLQTLLLAETALKSDPVAAAYFYRPNGQPHPVGHMLRNPELAQVLRNIAAQGPIALHEGPVARAIVDKVQQHPVRPGNLSLDDLKRYQPREREALCHDLAAAQRILNVCGFPPPSSGAIAVGQILGLLARTPQAREPLVQGAMTTPYPSAEWLHAYTEASRLAFADRAQYVADPDFVSAPGGRWASLLDARYLDERARLISSARMPAAPAGQPAGVQAAWAPMPDQPEYGTSHISIVDAFGNALAMTTTIEAAFGSRLMVTTDPKRPGGFLLNNELTDFSFAPSDAQGHPIANRVQPGKRPRSSMSPTLVFDKTSGELLMSGGSPGGALIIHFTAKTLHGTQQWGLSPQAAINLPNFGTTGGPVLLEKGRFPAATAQALRDRGHTVEEPEMTSGLQAIQRGMQRGQRVWLGGADPRREGIVAGD; encoded by the coding sequence ATGACACGCTTTGCCTGCCTGATTGCCTCGCTCACCCTGCTGAGTGCCTGCGGCACCCCCTCCGCACCTTCCTCGGTGCAGCAGCCCGAAGGTGCCTCGGGTCTGACCATCAAACCGGGCTGGACGTTCCAGCGCCAGGCCGTGGCTGCGGCCAACCCGCTGGCCACGCAAGCCGGTGCACGCATCCTGCGCGCGGGCGGCAGCGCGGTGGACGCCGCCATCGCCGTGCAGATGGTGCTCACGTTGGTGGAGCCGCAATCCAGCGGCATCGGCGGCGGCGCCTTCCTCTTGCACTACGACGGTCGGAAAATCCAGGCTTTCGACGGCCGTGAGACCGCGCCCGCGACCGCCACCGAGCGCTTGTTTCTTGACGACCAAGGCAAGCCTCTTCCCTTCATGACCGCGGTGGCCAGCGGCCGATCCGTGGGCGTGCCAGGCGCCGTGATGATGCTCGCGCAAGCCCATCGCCAGCACGGCAAACTGCCCTGGTCGCGGCTGTTCGACCCCGCCATACAACTGGCCGAACAAGGCTTTGCGGTAAGCCCACGCCTGCAAACGCTGCTGCTGGCCGAAACCGCGCTGAAGTCGGACCCCGTGGCCGCGGCTTATTTCTATCGCCCCAATGGCCAACCCCATCCCGTTGGCCATATGCTGCGCAACCCCGAACTTGCGCAGGTGTTGCGCAACATCGCAGCGCAAGGTCCGATCGCCTTGCACGAGGGGCCCGTCGCGAGAGCCATCGTCGACAAGGTGCAGCAACACCCTGTGCGCCCGGGCAACCTCAGCCTGGACGACCTCAAGCGCTACCAACCACGCGAGCGCGAAGCCCTGTGTCACGACCTCGCCGCCGCACAACGCATCCTGAACGTCTGCGGGTTCCCGCCGCCGAGTTCGGGCGCGATCGCCGTGGGCCAGATCCTGGGCCTGCTGGCGCGCACGCCGCAGGCGCGAGAACCCCTGGTTCAAGGCGCGATGACCACTCCCTATCCATCGGCCGAGTGGCTGCACGCCTACACCGAAGCCTCTCGCCTGGCCTTTGCCGACCGGGCCCAGTATGTGGCCGACCCGGACTTCGTCAGCGCCCCCGGCGGCCGCTGGGCCAGCTTGCTCGATGCGCGCTACCTGGACGAGCGAGCGCGCCTCATCAGCTCGGCGCGCATGCCCGCGGCACCCGCCGGGCAGCCCGCTGGCGTGCAAGCAGCATGGGCGCCCATGCCCGACCAGCCCGAATACGGCACCAGCCACATCAGCATCGTCGACGCCTTCGGCAACGCACTGGCCATGACCACCACCATCGAAGCCGCCTTCGGTTCGCGCCTCATGGTCACCACCGATCCGAAGCGCCCAGGTGGCTTCCTGCTCAACAACGAGCTCACCGACTTCAGCTTTGCGCCGAGCGATGCCCAAGGCCATCCGATTGCCAATCGCGTGCAACCCGGCAAGCGGCCCCGCTCCTCCATGTCACCGACGCTGGTGTTCGACAAGACCAGCGGCGAACTGCTGATGAGCGGGGGCAGTCCCGGGGGCGCCCTCATCATCCATTTCACGGCCAAGACCCTGCATGGGACGCAGCAATGGGGACTCTCGCCCCAAGCCGCCATCAACCTGCCCAACTTTGGCACGACCGGAGGCCCCGTGCTGCTGGAAAAAGGGCGCTTCCCCGCAGCCACGGCCCAAGCCCTGAGGGACCGAGGCCACACGGTGGAAGAACCTGAAATGACCAGTGGCTTGCAAGCCATTCAGCGCGGCATGCAACGCGGCCAACGTGTCTGGCTGGGCGGTGCCGACCCGCGCCGCGAGGGCATCGTCGCGGGGGATTGA
- a CDS encoding 3-hydroxyacyl-CoA dehydrogenase: protein MDIQGKVFIVTGGASGLGEGTARMLAANGGKVVIADMQADKGEAVAKDIGGAFVKCDVSSEADGQAVVAKAVSLGKLMGLVNCAGIAPAEKTVGKNGAHSLGVYTKTIMVNLVGSFNMIRLAADAMCKNEPEATGERGVMISTASVAAYDGQIGQAAYAASKGGVVGMTLPIARDLARNGIRNMTIAPGIFGTPMLFGMPKEVQDALAAGVPFPSRLGTPDDYAKLARHIFENDMLNGEVIRLDGAIRLAPK, encoded by the coding sequence ATGGACATTCAAGGCAAGGTTTTCATCGTCACCGGCGGCGCATCGGGGCTGGGCGAAGGCACAGCGCGCATGCTGGCAGCCAACGGCGGCAAGGTCGTGATCGCCGACATGCAGGCCGACAAGGGTGAAGCAGTTGCCAAGGACATCGGCGGTGCATTTGTGAAATGCGACGTCAGCAGCGAAGCCGATGGCCAGGCGGTGGTGGCCAAGGCCGTGTCCCTCGGCAAGCTCATGGGATTGGTCAATTGCGCCGGCATCGCCCCGGCGGAAAAAACCGTTGGCAAGAATGGCGCGCACAGTCTAGGGGTCTACACCAAGACCATCATGGTCAACCTCGTGGGCAGCTTCAACATGATTCGCCTGGCCGCCGACGCCATGTGCAAGAACGAGCCCGAAGCCACGGGCGAGCGCGGCGTGATGATCTCCACCGCCAGCGTTGCCGCCTATGACGGTCAGATCGGCCAGGCGGCCTACGCAGCCTCCAAGGGGGGCGTGGTCGGCATGACCTTGCCCATCGCCCGCGATCTGGCCCGCAACGGCATTCGCAACATGACGATTGCACCCGGCATCTTCGGCACGCCCATGCTGTTCGGCATGCCCAAGGAAGTCCAGGACGCGCTCGCCGCCGGCGTGCCCTTCCCGAGCCGCCTGGGTACCCCCGATGACTACGCCAAACTGGCCAGGCACATTTTCGAGAACGACATGCTCAATGGCGAGGTGATCCGACTGGATGGCGCCATCCGCCTGGCACCGAAGTAA